DNA from Evansella sp. LMS18:
TCCAGCATTTCTGCTACCTCGGCTTCCGGGATGGCCGCATCTGTCGCTGTACTGAAATAAATAACGAGAGCGGCCAGAAGTACTCCTGCCACAGAAACAGCGGCTATTATTTTCTTCCTCATCTCTCGTTCACCTCTTTACGGGGCAGTACCACAGTAAATTCCGAACCATGTCCTTCCGTGCTCGCCACGGTGATGGAGCCTTTATGCGCCTCCACAATGGCTTTGGCTATGGACAGGCCGAGTCCTGTACCGCCGGTTTTCCTGTTTCTCGCTTTATCCACGCGGAAAAAACGTTCGAAGATATGCGGCTGCTCTGACTCCGGAATGCCAATACCATTATCCTTCACCTTAATGGTCAATCTTTTATCAGTAGCGGTAACAGAAACGTCCAGTTCTTTATCGCTGTATTTCATGCCGTTCTCGAACAAAATAAACAGCAGCTGCTTTATTTTCCCCTCATCAGCAAGAGTAACCGAGTTGTCCTTACTGCACTGTACATTTACAGGCCTGTTATAAACAGCTTCAATTTTTCGCGCTGTATCTGCCGCGGCTTCACAAAGATTGACCCTGGAAAAATGAAGTGTTTCCTCATTTTCCCCGGAAGCGAGGGCGAGCATCTGGTTCGTCATCTCTTTCATTCTTTGTGATTCTGTATCTATAGCGTTAGCAGCTTCCTCCACAACTTCAGGCCGTTCCGAACCCCAGCGTTTCAGGAGCCGGGAATAGCTGCTGATTACAGTAAGGGGAGTTTTCAGTTCGTGGGAAGCATCAGAAACAAATTGCCGCTGTTTATCAAAATTTTTCTTCAAGAGCTCAATCATATGGTTAAATGTCCGTCCCATTTCAGCGAGCTCATCTTTTGATTTTTCCTCAATAGTGATTTTTTTAAAGGTTCCTTCGTCACGAATTTCATTCATCGTGGAGACAAGGGCTTTTATTGGGGCGAGAATAAACCGGCTGAGAGCCCTGGCTGCGAAAAACGATGGAACGAGAATGACAATGGAGGCAATCCCCAGGATTAGCCGGAGAATTCCCAGTGTTTCCTCGAAGGCAGCAAGGGGAGCGATAAACTCCAGGCTGACAATGGATCCATCTGCCCAGATCACCGGGGTCCTCGCACTGGCGAACAGTTCGCCGCCAAATTCAAAATGAGCTGTAGTTTCCTGGCGGGTGAAGCTGGTTTCAATATTGTTCAGGGCAAACTCCTTTGTGACAGAAACGGGAACCTCTTCGTTTTCCCTGATAATCCTGATGAGCCCGTTTTCTGGAATGGAGGCGCCCATATAAGCAGCGGCCGTTTCCTGGTCGTTGCCGTATGTCTGTAATGCTTCGGCCGCCGTCCTGGACTGGGAAAGCACCCGCTCAAGTTCTGCGTTCAGAGTGTAATGGTGGAACAAATAATAAATGCTCGTATTAACTGCGAGAAGAAGCACAAGCAGGGAAACGGTGGAATAAAGGGTGATTCTGTGTCCGAGTTTCATTTACATCTGCTCCTTCAAAACGTAGCCCACTCCGCGGACAGTGTGTATAAGGGGTGTGCTGAACGGCTTGTCAACCTTCTGCCGCAGATAGCGGATATAAACATCCACCACATTTGTATCCCCGTAATAATCAAAACCCCACACATGGTTGAGCAGCTGCTCTCTTGTAAGCACCTGGTTTGGGTGGTCGAGGAGATACAGGAGCAGGTCATACTCTCTCGGTGTTAATTCAATACTCGTTTCCCCTCTTGTGACTTCCCGTGTCTTCGTGTCAACGGATAAATCAAGGAAGGCAGCTTTATTGTCGTCCTCCGCATCAACAGCCTTACGGGTAATGCTGAAACGGAGGGAGGCACGGATTCTCGCCAGCAGCTCTTCAATTTCAAAAGGTTTGGTGACATAATCGTTTGCCCCCTGATCAAGGCCCGTTACTTTATCAACAACAGCGTCTCGTGCCGTAAGCATAATTACAGGCGTTTCATTCCCGGCCGCCCTCATTCTGCGGAGTACTTCAATGCCGCTAAGCTTTGGCATCATGACATCAAGAAGGATAAGATCCCACGATTTTTCCTGAAGTGCCTGCCATGCAGCCAGGCCGTCTTCGAGAATATCTGTCTCATAGCCCTCATATTCCAGTTCAAGCTTCACTACCCGGGCGATATTTTCTTCGTCTTCTACAATCAGGATTCGCGCACTTCCCATTTCCTTGCATCTCCTCTTTAAAAGCTTCAGTTTTTATATAGTTTACACGAAAAAGAAGGATTTGAGGATATTTGCCGCTAATGCTCAGGTGCTCCTGGCTTTATCAAGAGAAATCGAATCCACTGGTTAAATGGGATAGTCCTGCTTCCTCTTAGGAAAAAGGAGGTGTTTTTCTTAAACGCCTTTTTTTTGCCTGGAAAAACAAGGAGGTTCAACGACCCCTGTATAAATTTAGTATTGGGAGCATCACTTTCTTTTTCCCCTGATTACAGTTATGAAAAAAGGGGGCGCCAATGAACAGAGATACGTACAATATGCTGAATGTCCTGTCCAAGGAACTGAATGAACTGCTTAACGAAATCCATGAGTCCTCTAAACGTTTTGAAAAGCTTACTCTGAAGCTGGTGGTTTATAATTCTTCCCTTTATCTCTGGCAGAAGATACGCACAGTGCGAGGGGGACTGGCAGCTGTCGGTATATCGGCCGGCGGGATCATTGCGTATACAGCAGATGCTTTCGCATACATTCTGGCCCTGCCCGCCAGTTCTATTGTTGTCCTGGCTGTAATAATTATCTTATTAGCAGGCGCTTTGCTCAGAAGCCTTGTCCTTGAGGAAATGAGTACGATTGGCAGCGATATGTTCCATCTTGGGGTATATGAAAAGCGGAAGAAAAAGGAGTATTCCTCCCTTGTCACCCTGGCCCGGGAAAAGGACTTTATCATGTCGCTAAAGGAGAGGCTGGAACAGGAGCTGCAGGAAGATCCGGCGAAACTCTGGGTGGAACTGAAACAGAAGCAGGAGGTTATTGAGGAGAAAAATCTTCAGATTGAAGAGAAAAATACAGCGATTGAGCAGAAAAATGATGCGCTTAATACACTTCTTGAGGAGCTTGACCGATCAGAGGAATCCGCTGTGTTTTTCAAGGAGAAGTCAGACTTCCTGATTGCCATTCTGTATCAGCTGAAGTCCAAACTGAACCTGCTCGTCAATGACCAGTTTAATTTGGATAACATTGATTTTGGCTCCAGCTACACACTGTATAAGGCAGCTGGGGACGGTCTCCATTTTATTGGCGGATATGGTGTTAATAAGGCGGAGTTTGATGTTTTCATCCCTTTGGAACGGGAAGATGATAAATATATCCGCTCCATGGAAAAAACACAGTCGGATCCTTTGATTATTGGTGATTTCATCTCCTGGAAGCGGACGCTGCAGGATGGATCCGAATGGGTACTGTCCCTGCACCTGGATAACTCAAACCGGGACAAGTTGAATGCAGCAGAGGAAACTGGTAAACTTAACTTGACGATAACGCAGGAAGTTCTATGGATATGCTGTGAACTGCTGAATAAATTCGCAGGTGATATCAGGCCGGACAACGGGAAAGGTGAGGTTTGATTATGGGACAAGCTGCTAAAGAGAAGCCATATTCCACGCAACTCTCCGACAGTTATATGCTGAAGAGGAAACAGAAAAATAAACATGCCCGTGAAAAAGCACTGAAGGCATTAAATTATAATAACGGCAGTAACGAAAATGAAAATGAAAAACAAAACGACGAACAAGCTGGCAGAGTCAATTGACTGCCGGCTTTTATTTTTGAAGTTATATAAAGTGAGCCTTCTCCTGTATCAGCGGTGGGATTGTGAGCTTTTTGGGGAGGCTATTCAGGACAAATTCCGTTATAGAAGGATGAATATGTCCAGCAAGGAAGGTTTGCGGGACAAATATTGTTGAAGTGAGTGCAATTTGTCCAGAAAAAGAGATTTGCTGGACAAATTTCAACCAAACAGCAAAGATTTGTCCTGAATAAGCAGTGAGAATGTATTTATTTTCCATTTCAAGGTGATAATCTGGACAAATTCCGTAATAAAAGGATGAATTTGTCCAGCAAGGAAGGTTTGCGGGACAAATATTGTTGAAGTGGGTAAGTTTTGTCCAGAAAAAGAGATTTGCTGGACAAATTTCAACCAAACCGCAGAGATTTGTCCAGAATAAGCGGTAAAATTGTATTTATTTCCCATTTCAAGGTGATAATCTGGACAAATTCCGTAATAAAAGGATGAATTTGTCCAGCAAGGAAGGTTTGCGGGACAAATATTGTTGAAGTGGGTAAGTTTTGTCCAGAAAAAGAGATTTGCTGGACAAATTTCAACCAAACCACGAAGATTTGTCCTGATTCCTTGTAATCAGACCACCCTTTTAAGGATGTGACCTCGAAAATTAAAAAGAGCGCCCCCGCATGTTTTCAAGTGGAGGCACTCTTTTTTTCTGTTGAATCTTCCGTTACTTTCCCAGCGCCTTTTTCGCCTGTTCCCTCGCCTTATCATTTCTCTCTTTTAACTCCTGAACAACTTTATCCGCAAGCTTTGCTGAATCTGATTCTGCTTTAAACATATATAATTCCTCCTGACCATGCTTGTCCTTATACTCTTACCATCTAACAGGGTTTCCAACTCATAATATTATTATTCAGCAGCGGGAGGAATCGCGAGGGTAACAAAAGCCCTTTTTTGTTAAAAACCGTCAGAGAGTTAAGGGACATACATTTTTTAAAACAAAGCCATCACTCCGCCGATTAAAGTGAGTGCTATTGCATGATAGCCAGCCGCGATCAAAAAAACATGGAGCGCGTTCTTCGTACT
Protein-coding regions in this window:
- a CDS encoding response regulator transcription factor gives rise to the protein MGSARILIVEDEENIARVVKLELEYEGYETDILEDGLAAWQALQEKSWDLILLDVMMPKLSGIEVLRRMRAAGNETPVIMLTARDAVVDKVTGLDQGANDYVTKPFEIEELLARIRASLRFSITRKAVDAEDDNKAAFLDLSVDTKTREVTRGETSIELTPREYDLLLYLLDHPNQVLTREQLLNHVWGFDYYGDTNVVDVYIRYLRQKVDKPFSTPLIHTVRGVGYVLKEQM
- a CDS encoding cell wall metabolism sensor histidine kinase WalK translates to MKLGHRITLYSTVSLLVLLLAVNTSIYYLFHHYTLNAELERVLSQSRTAAEALQTYGNDQETAAAYMGASIPENGLIRIIRENEEVPVSVTKEFALNNIETSFTRQETTAHFEFGGELFASARTPVIWADGSIVSLEFIAPLAAFEETLGILRLILGIASIVILVPSFFAARALSRFILAPIKALVSTMNEIRDEGTFKKITIEEKSKDELAEMGRTFNHMIELLKKNFDKQRQFVSDASHELKTPLTVISSYSRLLKRWGSERPEVVEEAANAIDTESQRMKEMTNQMLALASGENEETLHFSRVNLCEAAADTARKIEAVYNRPVNVQCSKDNSVTLADEGKIKQLLFILFENGMKYSDKELDVSVTATDKRLTIKVKDNGIGIPESEQPHIFERFFRVDKARNRKTGGTGLGLSIAKAIVEAHKGSITVASTEGHGSEFTVVLPRKEVNER